One part of the Salinivirga cyanobacteriivorans genome encodes these proteins:
- a CDS encoding monovalent cation/H+ antiporter complex subunit F, translating into MVNTILTIALGFMIAAVVMAVIRFFAGPRTTDRIIAFDVMTISSLSLIAMLAWFAQRSIYLDIAIVYGLLSFLGVIIIARYLEKGL; encoded by the coding sequence ATGGTTAATACTATTCTTACCATTGCACTTGGATTTATGATAGCTGCTGTTGTAATGGCTGTCATCCGGTTTTTTGCCGGTCCGCGCACAACCGACCGCATCATTGCTTTCGACGTTATGACAATTTCATCGCTGTCATTAATTGCAATGCTTGCATGGTTTGCACAACGTTCAATTTACCTCGATATCGCCATTGTTTATGGGTTATTGAGTTTTCTGGGAGTAATAATAATTGCAAGATATCTTGAAAAAGGGTTATAA
- the mnhG gene encoding monovalent cation/H(+) antiporter subunit G, giving the protein MELAGAIIVLLGSIFLFLGALGLLRMPDSFNRIQAGTKASTLGTLLSLAGLIFLMPGWWGKLLVLMIFIILTNPVSSHVLARAAYYIKTPLTSKTVVDKYKDEANPEMDNHKTEAS; this is encoded by the coding sequence ATGGAACTAGCTGGAGCTATAATTGTTTTATTAGGTTCTATATTCCTGTTTCTGGGAGCATTGGGTTTGCTGCGCATGCCCGACAGTTTCAATCGAATACAGGCCGGAACTAAAGCCTCAACTTTGGGGACTTTATTATCGCTGGCAGGCTTAATTTTTCTTATGCCTGGTTGGTGGGGTAAATTATTGGTACTCATGATATTTATCATTCTTACCAATCCTGTGTCATCGCATGTGCTGGCAAGGGCTGCATACTATATTAAAACACCTCTGACATCTAAAACAGTGGTTGATAAATATAAAGATGAGGCCAACCCTGAAATGGATAACCACAAAACCGAAGCATCATGA
- a CDS encoding Na+/H+ antiporter subunit E, whose translation MNAKNIVISSVILFVFWVLLNNSIALINLLIGAGLSLMLSFLFCRSCNVFGDVKLTPGAFFYTIVYLFVFVGELIKSNLDVARRVVSPALPIKPGIVEVKTSLQSPMARMILANSITLTPGTLTVDMQDDQLFIHWIEVKTADQQQATEQIVHKFEKYLEKIYG comes from the coding sequence ATGAACGCCAAAAATATAGTAATATCCTCTGTTATTCTGTTTGTTTTCTGGGTTTTACTCAACAATAGTATTGCGTTGATAAACTTGCTTATTGGGGCAGGATTATCTTTAATGCTGAGTTTTTTGTTTTGCCGGAGCTGCAATGTATTTGGTGATGTAAAACTCACTCCCGGTGCATTTTTTTATACCATTGTATATTTATTTGTATTTGTGGGAGAGCTTATTAAATCGAACTTAGATGTGGCCCGCAGAGTTGTTTCTCCGGCATTGCCCATTAAACCGGGTATTGTAGAAGTGAAAACATCATTGCAGTCACCTATGGCCCGCATGATACTGGCCAATTCTATCACATTAACACCGGGTACACTTACGGTAGATATGCAGGACGATCAGCTTTTTATACATTGGATTGAAGTAAAAACAGCCGATCAGCAGCAGGCTACCGAACAGATTGTACACAAGTTTGAAAAATATTTAGAGAAGATTTATGGTTAA
- the mbhE gene encoding hydrogen gas-evolving membrane-bound hydrogenase subunit E, which translates to MVKNLHILLVLIGLGAIFYALTSDFESSDALSPVAEQYATQGPDEVGAANLVTAVVVTYRGLDTLGEVTILFLSAAIVAFFLKVTNGNGGKRIFRPVSEILQTAAKVLTPAIFLLGIYVFINGHLTPGGGFQGGAIVASGLVLMLLARPDMKISHTVIHVVESISGFAFVFIGILGIFYAGGFLDNSLISLGTFGTLLSAGAIPMIYIFVGLKVGAELSNIVGHLQESQNEA; encoded by the coding sequence ATGGTTAAAAATCTTCATATTTTGTTGGTGCTTATTGGCCTGGGTGCCATTTTCTATGCACTTACCAGCGACTTTGAAAGTAGTGATGCACTAAGCCCTGTGGCTGAGCAATATGCTACCCAGGGTCCGGACGAAGTTGGTGCAGCCAACCTTGTTACAGCTGTTGTGGTTACATATCGTGGACTCGATACATTGGGCGAAGTAACAATATTGTTTCTTTCAGCTGCTATTGTGGCTTTTTTTCTAAAAGTTACCAATGGAAACGGAGGTAAGCGTATTTTCAGGCCCGTTAGTGAAATTTTACAAACCGCGGCAAAAGTTCTTACGCCTGCAATATTTCTACTTGGCATTTATGTTTTTATAAATGGACATTTAACTCCCGGAGGAGGTTTTCAGGGTGGTGCAATTGTGGCATCGGGTTTAGTACTCATGCTATTGGCCCGGCCCGACATGAAAATAAGTCATACTGTTATACATGTAGTTGAATCTATATCCGGATTTGCTTTTGTGTTTATAGGTATACTTGGAATTTTTTATGCTGGAGGCTTTCTGGACAATAGTTTAATCTCACTTGGTACTTTTGGAACCTTACTCAGCGCTGGTGCCATCCCTATGATCTACATTTTTGTAGGATTAAAAGTTGGAGCCGAATTGTCGAATATCGTCGGACATTTACAAGAATCTCAAAACGAAGCATAA
- a CDS encoding sodium:proton antiporter, translating into MDQIGLEHIALISGLILAIIGLWGLLTQKNIIKMIVGFALLDTGIHIIMIAVGYVKNATAPIISETVTKSNAAEKIADPIPQALVLTAIVIGLGITALMLAYALKMHQKKKSLDINHYKDLKW; encoded by the coding sequence ATGGATCAAATAGGACTTGAACATATTGCATTAATCAGCGGGCTTATTTTGGCCATAATTGGTTTATGGGGGCTGTTGACACAAAAAAACATCATCAAGATGATTGTGGGTTTTGCGTTGTTAGATACTGGTATTCATATAATAATGATTGCTGTAGGATACGTAAAAAATGCAACGGCTCCAATTATCAGCGAAACGGTAACGAAAAGCAATGCAGCTGAAAAAATTGCCGATCCCATCCCCCAGGCACTTGTACTTACGGCCATTGTTATTGGGCTGGGAATTACAGCCTTGATGCTGGCTTATGCGCTGAAAATGCATCAGAAAAAGAAATCATTGGATATCAATCATTATAAAGATTTGAAATGGTAG
- a CDS encoding hydrogenase subunit MbhD domain-containing protein — MILKIIAIILGVLIIGLAVYALHAKKLTVAILGAGAVSLLASVMYLLLAAPDVAMTEAAIGSGLSTIIFFYVLNKIRKQNG; from the coding sequence ATGATTTTAAAAATAATTGCCATCATATTGGGTGTTTTGATAATTGGACTGGCAGTTTACGCCCTGCATGCCAAAAAATTAACAGTTGCCATCCTGGGTGCCGGAGCAGTGAGTTTGCTGGCCTCGGTAATGTATTTATTGCTGGCTGCACCTGATGTGGCTATGACAGAGGCAGCCATTGGCAGTGGGCTGAGTACCATTATCTTTTTTTATGTATTGAATAAAATTCGCAAACAAAATGGTTAA